A stretch of DNA from SAR324 cluster bacterium:
TATGTGCCTGTCTCTTCGGTGAGTGTGCCCAAGCCTGCGTTCATCAAGGAAATGAAATTTCTCCATAATGTTGGAAAATACAAGGAAGCCATGAAAATCTTTGCTGAGGCCGAAGGTCCTGAAGCGTTGATTGCCCAGAAAGTTATTGGTGGTTACATCAGCTACAGTTTTCATCGGGTTGGCGAAGTCACTGAAGATATCACGGCCATCGACATGATCATGGGAATGGGCTTCAATTGGGCACCTCCCAGCGTGTTGGTTGATACGATTGGTCTGAAGGAAACCGTGGCTATGATGGAAAAGGCAAAGGTGTTAGTGCCCCTGGCATTGTCCAAAGCTTTAAGCAAAAACTCCAAGAAGCCATTTTTCAATCATCCTCAGGTGAATATTGGGAAGTTCTTTGTCGCAAAGTAATTCTGATCAAGTCCAACTCGCTGAATTTTTTTATACATTAAGGAGAAATCATGGGTCAAAAAGTATATGTTTTAGGAGGATATCAAACGGATTTCGGCCGAAACTGGAGCAAGGAAAACAAGCATATTGTTGCCATGTTCCGTGAAGCGGTCAACGGCGCATTGCAATCCACCAAAGTGGAAGCCAAGGATATTGAAGTCGCACATGTAGGAAATTTTGCTGCTGAACTCTATGCCATGCAAGGACATCTGGGCGCGTTTTTTCTGGAAGCGGATCCTGCGTTTGCAGGGTTGCCAACCTACCGTCATGAAGCCGCCTGTGCCTCTGGCAGTATTTCCATTCTTGCCGCATCCGCTGAAATCGAAGCAGAACGCTATGAAGTCGCCTGTGTGCTCGGTGTAGAACAAATGAAAACCGTTCCCTCCAAAATCGGTGGAGATTATCTGGGGACTGCCGCATGGTATGATCTTGAAGCCAAAGGCATTGAGTTTCCTTTTCCTAAATTGTTTGGGAAACTGGGTGATGAGTATGACAAGCGCTATGGCTTAAAATCTGAACATCTTGCCGGAATTTCCGCTATCAATTACGCAAATGCGAAGCTGAATCCAAATGCTCAGACCCGCACCTGGTACATGAACCTGAGTCAAGCAAATTCCAAGGATGATACCAATTCCGTGATTGGCGGTATGATTCGACTGAGTGATTGTTCACAGGTGACTGATGGCGCGGCCGCAATTATTCTCGCTTCTGAAAAATATGCGACCAAATACGCCAAAAAACACGGATTGA
This window harbors:
- a CDS encoding thiolase domain-containing protein (Catalyzes the synthesis of acetoacetyl coenzyme A from two molecules of acetyl coenzyme A. It can also act as a thiolase, catalyzing the reverse reaction and generating two-carbon units from the four-carbon product of fatty acid oxidation); protein product: MGQKVYVLGGYQTDFGRNWSKENKHIVAMFREAVNGALQSTKVEAKDIEVAHVGNFAAELYAMQGHLGAFFLEADPAFAGLPTYRHEAACASGSISILAASAEIEAERYEVACVLGVEQMKTVPSKIGGDYLGTAAWYDLEAKGIEFPFPKLFGKLGDEYDKRYGLKSEHLAGISAINYANAKLNPNAQTRTWYMNLSQANSKDDTNSVIGGMIRLSDCSQVTDGAAAIILASEKYATKYAKKHGLNLKDIPYIKGWGHHTSFIRFEDKVAESKDNPYILPHVRQTALDAMKRAKIADVSGLDGLETHDCFTTSEYMAIDHFGLTKPGESWKAVENGTIALDGKFPINPSGGLIGAGHPVGATGVRQALDAYKQVTGTAEDYQVKGAKNFATLNIGGSGTTSVSLIIGR